The Paracholeplasma brassicae genome contains a region encoding:
- a CDS encoding DUF5696 domain-containing protein — protein sequence MHRVKRLLLTSLLLLGIGLTLVQLSGKTHVIKDVVSTSNVAPSKAALQSNRYTQKEDLTPTSNPLVTLNGYEKIASNNVSKLSLYVNINDLSFRVLNEETGYVFGSNVELDYLDETNPNYDPSDQPLNQTWRNRVKSPVSVLYYTGANLQEEYLFQNPGSSFTYLPLNEGDKKGFEANLSFALSKVNLTLRVYIDDQGLSVEIPNDGIKEDPSTLDTRRQLAGVTPYPFFGSTKRDTTTGYVLVPDGVGALMRFEDRPMTGTYSKRFFGNESFSSLSEESLFMNVYGMVHGVNQNGFLAIVEKGSAQASFVYTPSGEPIDLNYANVSFEYRIAYTQYLNQSGTSSVRLVQERRNEYDIKISYRFLSNEYANYVGMAKSYQEELILEGALTPYDKPEVSLHLDVLMAENKKALFGRKLVLMTTFNQTKQMVEALNDEGINTLDLTLHGFQKGGLSYQGPDYDQIEKKLGGTKALKTLSDFGANVYFQTNYVTAYKEAKGYSMKHVSQSIGQQLISINDDYVLSLKDTIGMYESDYQTLSKQGINNVSFDYLGNVLYRDYANKGTREDLIDVAKSFLDVAAQSAISNAFSYLFSADVIKDAPMYSSQQLRFSDTVPFYAYVLQGHQQTYARSANFFSNTQNELLRMVDYHLFPSFFVTNESSYLLLDTNSSNLFTSRFSDWKEEIVRQYHYVNEALSPVRQASILSREVLDDGVVLVSYSNGIKILINYTGKDYTYQTQVVSATDYEVIL from the coding sequence GTGCATCGAGTTAAACGTCTATTACTGACTAGTTTATTACTTTTAGGTATTGGTTTAACATTAGTACAACTCAGTGGAAAAACACACGTGATTAAAGACGTGGTTAGCACCTCTAATGTTGCGCCATCAAAAGCTGCGCTTCAAAGTAATCGTTACACACAAAAAGAAGATTTAACACCAACCTCAAATCCGTTAGTCACATTAAATGGTTATGAAAAAATCGCTTCAAATAACGTCTCTAAGTTAAGTCTATACGTCAACATCAACGACTTATCGTTTCGAGTGTTAAATGAGGAAACAGGGTATGTGTTTGGTTCAAACGTTGAACTGGATTACCTAGATGAGACAAACCCAAATTATGACCCAAGCGATCAACCACTCAATCAAACGTGGCGTAACCGTGTGAAATCACCGGTATCGGTGCTTTATTATACAGGGGCAAACCTACAAGAAGAGTATTTGTTTCAAAACCCAGGGTCTTCGTTTACTTACTTACCACTAAATGAAGGTGATAAAAAAGGGTTTGAAGCGAATTTAAGTTTTGCGTTATCTAAAGTGAACCTAACCTTAAGGGTCTACATTGATGATCAAGGTTTAAGTGTTGAAATACCAAACGATGGTATCAAAGAAGATCCTTCAACACTGGATACGAGAAGACAACTTGCGGGTGTGACACCTTACCCATTTTTTGGTTCAACCAAAAGAGACACCACCACAGGCTATGTGCTTGTGCCTGATGGTGTCGGTGCATTAATGCGATTTGAAGACCGTCCAATGACGGGCACTTACAGCAAGCGTTTCTTTGGTAATGAATCGTTTTCTAGTCTAAGTGAAGAAAGCTTATTCATGAATGTTTATGGCATGGTTCATGGAGTCAATCAAAACGGCTTTTTAGCGATTGTTGAAAAAGGAAGCGCTCAAGCAAGTTTTGTCTACACACCAAGTGGGGAACCCATTGATCTAAATTACGCGAACGTCTCATTTGAATACCGCATCGCTTATACGCAGTATCTAAACCAATCGGGGACTTCCTCGGTTCGACTGGTTCAAGAGAGAAGAAACGAATACGACATCAAAATCAGTTACAGATTCTTAAGTAATGAATACGCCAATTACGTCGGTATGGCTAAAAGCTATCAAGAAGAACTAATTCTAGAAGGTGCGCTAACACCTTATGACAAACCAGAGGTAAGTCTACACTTAGACGTCCTAATGGCAGAAAATAAAAAGGCGTTGTTTGGTAGAAAATTAGTCTTAATGACGACGTTTAATCAAACCAAACAAATGGTTGAAGCCTTAAATGATGAAGGGATTAATACACTTGATTTAACCCTGCATGGGTTTCAAAAAGGTGGGCTATCCTATCAAGGACCTGACTATGATCAAATTGAAAAGAAGTTAGGTGGAACAAAAGCACTAAAGACACTGTCTGATTTTGGGGCAAACGTCTACTTTCAAACCAATTACGTGACTGCATACAAAGAAGCTAAAGGCTACAGCATGAAGCACGTTTCTCAAAGCATTGGTCAACAGTTGATTTCGATTAATGACGATTACGTGCTTTCACTTAAAGACACCATCGGAATGTATGAAAGCGACTATCAAACGCTTAGTAAACAAGGCATCAATAACGTGTCGTTTGATTATTTAGGTAACGTTTTGTATAGAGATTACGCAAATAAAGGCACAAGAGAAGATTTAATTGACGTGGCAAAATCCTTTTTAGATGTCGCAGCGCAATCAGCAATTTCTAACGCATTTAGTTATTTGTTTTCGGCTGACGTCATCAAAGACGCGCCAATGTATTCGTCTCAACAACTACGGTTTAGTGATACGGTGCCATTTTATGCCTACGTCTTGCAAGGTCATCAACAAACCTATGCGAGATCAGCGAATTTCTTTTCAAATACACAAAATGAATTGTTAAGAATGGTTGACTACCATTTATTTCCAAGTTTCTTTGTGACAAATGAATCATCATATTTATTACTCGATACGAATTCTTCGAATCTCTTTACCTCACGTTTTAGTGATTGGAAAGAAGAAATTGTTAGACAGTATCATTACGTCAACGAGGCTTTAAGTCCTGTTAGACAAGCAAGTATCCTTAGTCGTGAAGTACTTGATGATGGCGTCGTTTTAGTCAGCTATTCAAATGGTATTAAGATATTAATTAACTATACAGGAAAAGACTACACCTATCAAACACAGGTTGTTAGTGCTACAGATTATGAGGTGATTTTATGA
- a CDS encoding carbohydrate ABC transporter permease → MIKVKKLLNQVMSLLSKGIKKLTNNRLISYQNNQLVFFKKINVRVTNKKREMFYGYVFISIWLVGFLFLTVYPLVMSFIFSLNKVTITGAKGIQMTFSGFQNYIDIFTSDLDFVDYLWAFLGQIVLYVPIILIISMVISILLNQKIKLRGFFRSVFFLPVIIASGPVINELLKQGAGTIPLLEETGIVETLSKTLPAFMANPIALLFDEMIIVLWFSGVQIVLFLAGLQKISTEIYEAAQIDGASPWESFWKITLPSLKSIILVSAVYTIVMLATFSNNSIIGHIQKVMFDTTKGYGYSSALAWVYFVVIALLLGVVAFLLKNPKEKKIKKGVKRYATK, encoded by the coding sequence ATGATTAAAGTAAAAAAACTTCTTAATCAGGTGATGTCTTTGTTAAGTAAAGGCATCAAGAAGTTAACCAATAACCGTTTGATTTCTTATCAAAACAATCAGTTAGTGTTCTTTAAGAAGATTAACGTAAGAGTGACCAATAAAAAAAGAGAAATGTTTTATGGTTACGTCTTCATCTCGATTTGGCTCGTTGGGTTTTTATTCCTAACGGTTTACCCACTGGTGATGTCCTTTATCTTTAGTTTAAATAAGGTCACCATTACAGGTGCCAAAGGCATTCAAATGACGTTTAGTGGGTTTCAAAACTACATTGACATCTTCACAAGTGATTTGGATTTTGTCGACTATTTGTGGGCGTTTTTAGGACAAATTGTCTTATACGTGCCAATCATCTTAATTATCTCGATGGTGATTTCGATTTTACTGAATCAAAAGATTAAACTAAGGGGCTTCTTTAGATCGGTATTTTTCTTACCCGTTATTATTGCCTCTGGACCAGTCATCAACGAACTTTTAAAACAAGGCGCAGGGACAATCCCACTCTTAGAAGAAACAGGGATAGTCGAAACGCTCTCAAAAACACTGCCTGCTTTTATGGCAAATCCGATTGCCTTACTCTTTGATGAGATGATCATTGTCTTATGGTTTTCAGGGGTTCAAATTGTTTTATTTTTAGCAGGATTACAAAAAATCTCAACTGAAATCTATGAAGCGGCCCAAATTGATGGGGCATCGCCTTGGGAATCGTTTTGGAAGATTACGTTACCTTCTTTAAAAAGCATCATCTTAGTCAGTGCGGTTTATACGATTGTCATGCTTGCGACATTCTCGAATAATTCAATCATTGGTCACATTCAAAAGGTGATGTTTGATACGACCAAAGGCTATGGTTATTCAAGTGCGCTTGCGTGGGTGTATTTCGTCGTGATTGCCTTACTCTTAGGTGTGGTGGCGTTCTTGTTAAAAAATCCAAAGGAAAAGAAAATCAAGAAGGGGGTAAAACGATATGCAACAAAGTAA
- a CDS encoding carbohydrate ABC transporter permease — protein sequence MQQSKRLESISKQKILKTLFGMKLTDGLVFKFLIYSLLVIVSFVYLYPLLYMFSYSIKSLQDLLNPMVDQVPTGFYFKNYLDAFKTLKYFETMSTSLVVTLIPAILQTIVASLVGYGFARFEFPLKKTLMAFVLATYIIPPQVTMIPRYVLFNDLGILHTVYAILLPASLGQGLNSAIFILIFYQFYKMIPKALDEAAQIDGAGKFYTYFKIAIPLSVPSFITTFLFSFVWYWNETYISGLFLGRDVETLQIRLQNFVSAYNAIMGGSGDVDFANEAIRMSATLLIILPMLLVYFILQRWFIEGVDKAGITGE from the coding sequence ATGCAACAAAGTAAACGATTAGAATCGATTTCGAAACAAAAGATACTAAAAACGCTCTTTGGGATGAAGTTAACCGATGGGTTAGTGTTTAAGTTTCTAATTTATTCGCTTTTAGTCATTGTGTCTTTTGTCTATTTATACCCCTTACTCTATATGTTTAGCTATAGCATTAAAAGCTTACAAGATTTACTAAATCCGATGGTTGATCAGGTTCCAACGGGGTTTTATTTTAAGAATTACCTTGATGCGTTTAAGACCTTGAAGTATTTTGAGACGATGAGTACCTCACTCGTGGTTACCTTGATTCCAGCCATCCTTCAAACCATTGTTGCCTCACTGGTTGGTTATGGGTTTGCCAGGTTTGAGTTTCCTTTAAAAAAGACACTCATGGCTTTTGTGCTTGCGACCTACATCATCCCACCACAAGTGACGATGATTCCAAGGTATGTTTTGTTTAACGACTTAGGTATTCTACATACGGTTTATGCCATATTATTACCAGCTAGTCTTGGTCAAGGCTTAAACTCGGCCATTTTCATCTTGATTTTTTATCAATTTTATAAGATGATTCCAAAAGCGCTTGATGAAGCAGCTCAAATTGATGGGGCAGGAAAGTTTTATACGTATTTTAAAATTGCAATCCCACTATCAGTGCCGTCGTTTATTACCACTTTCTTATTTAGTTTTGTTTGGTACTGGAATGAAACCTACATTTCTGGTTTATTCTTAGGTAGGGATGTTGAAACCCTACAAATTCGTCTTCAAAACTTCGTTAGTGCATATAACGCCATTATGGGTGGCTCAGGGGATGTGGATTTTGCAAATGAAGCCATCCGTATGTCGGCCACACTCTTAATCATACTACCAATGCTACTGGTTTATTTTATTCTACAGCGCTGGTTCATTGAGGGTGTCGATAAAGCGGGTATAACAGGAGAGTGA